Part of the Camelina sativa cultivar DH55 unplaced genomic scaffold, Cs unpScaffold11822, whole genome shotgun sequence genome, TCCCGCGGCTGAAGCCGTGACATGCTCGCCAATGCAACTAAGCCCATGTGCAGCGGCGATAACGTCGTCTTCTCCACCATCGGCGTTGTGCTGTGCTAGGCTCAAAGAGCAGAAGCCATGCCTATGTGGTTACATGAGAAACCCTAGC contains:
- the LOC104775303 gene encoding non-specific lipid-transfer protein 2-like, translating into MVMMKATWVSVFALAAVLLLVLLPAAEAVTCSPMQLSPCAAAITSSSPPSALCCARLKEQKPCLCGYMRNPSLRRFVSTPNARKVSNHCRLAIPRC